One segment of Nocardioides sp. QY071 DNA contains the following:
- a CDS encoding ATP-binding cassette domain-containing protein produces MSSTVLDLTDVVFRRGGSEILHGVDLTVRAGEHWALLGPNGAGKSTLLGFCSAQVHPTSGTVDVLGKRLGRVELQELRRHIGHVNPRHPLQTALTVHQVVLTGITGTVELPMRWAPTDEQARTADELIAEVGLAHRRDARWPHLSQGERGRALIARALLAQPQLLLLDEPTTGLDVAAREQLLTVLDRLAHTAPEVASVLVTHHLEELPTTTTHALLLAHGQVVAAGPVAETVTTETITRTFEHPIEVDHDGGRWRARALPPARLHSA; encoded by the coding sequence ATGAGCAGCACCGTCCTCGACCTCACCGACGTCGTCTTCCGCCGCGGCGGCAGCGAGATCCTGCACGGTGTCGACCTCACCGTCCGCGCGGGCGAGCACTGGGCACTGCTCGGCCCGAACGGCGCGGGGAAGAGCACGCTGCTCGGGTTCTGCAGCGCGCAGGTGCACCCGACGTCCGGGACGGTCGACGTGCTCGGCAAGCGCCTGGGCCGGGTCGAGCTGCAGGAGCTGCGTCGCCACATCGGGCACGTCAACCCGCGCCACCCGCTGCAGACCGCTCTCACCGTGCACCAGGTCGTGCTCACCGGGATCACCGGCACCGTCGAGCTGCCGATGCGCTGGGCGCCGACCGACGAGCAGGCCCGCACTGCCGACGAGCTGATCGCCGAGGTCGGCCTCGCCCACCGCCGCGACGCCCGCTGGCCGCACCTCTCGCAGGGTGAGCGCGGCCGGGCTCTCATCGCCCGAGCGCTCCTCGCGCAGCCGCAGCTCCTGCTGCTCGACGAGCCGACGACCGGCCTCGACGTGGCGGCCCGCGAACAGCTGCTGACGGTCCTCGACCGGCTGGCGCACACCGCGCCGGAGGTGGCCTCGGTGCTGGTCACCCACCACCTCGAGGAGCTGCCGACCACCACGACCCACGCGCTGCTGCTCGCGCACGGCCAGGTCGTCGCGGCCGGCCCGGTCGCCGAGACGGTGACGACCGAGACGATCACCCGCACCTTCGAGCACCCGATCGAGGTCGACCACGACGGCGGCCGCTGGCGTGCCCGGGCCCTGCCGCCGGCCCGCCTGCACAGCGCATAG
- a CDS encoding FCD domain-containing protein encodes MPAQVRREPLADQAAELLLARIRAGEWRLGQRLPGETTLAPQLGVGRSTVREAIRQLAGRGLLTTRQGAGVFLTALDVREDWDLVLRRADIVTVIEARTAIEAEAAALAAERRTPTELRAIRRALADRAERRTDIEAHVDADMAFHRAVVVAAHNPVLVELFDGFVPRSRAAMVEMLRLRPGFDHVTDHDAHDQLCRAIAERDAASAALLSRTHLTSLKESLT; translated from the coding sequence ATGCCCGCACAGGTACGACGCGAGCCGCTCGCCGACCAGGCGGCGGAGCTGCTCCTCGCGCGGATCCGCGCGGGCGAGTGGCGGCTCGGGCAGCGGCTGCCCGGGGAGACCACGCTGGCGCCGCAGCTGGGCGTGGGGCGCTCGACGGTGCGGGAGGCGATCCGGCAGCTGGCGGGACGCGGCCTGCTCACCACGCGCCAGGGCGCGGGGGTCTTCCTCACCGCGCTCGACGTGCGCGAGGACTGGGACCTCGTGCTGCGGCGGGCCGACATCGTCACGGTGATCGAGGCGCGCACCGCGATCGAGGCCGAGGCGGCCGCGCTGGCAGCCGAGCGGCGTACGCCGACCGAGCTGCGCGCGATCCGGCGAGCTCTGGCCGACCGGGCCGAGCGCCGTACCGACATCGAGGCCCACGTCGACGCCGACATGGCCTTCCACCGGGCCGTCGTGGTGGCGGCCCACAACCCCGTCCTGGTCGAGCTGTTCGACGGCTTCGTGCCGCGCAGCCGGGCCGCGATGGTCGAGATGCTGCGGCTGCGACCGGGCTTCGACCACGTCACCGACCACGACGCGCACGACCAGCTGTGCCGGGCGATCGCCGAACGCGACGCCGCGTCCGCGGCCCTGCTGAGCCGCACCCACCTCACCTCGCTCAAGGAGAGCCTGACATGA
- a CDS encoding adenosine deaminase, producing the protein MLSNFVAGLPKAELHVHHVGSASPRIVSELAARHPGTVPSDPDLLRDFFAFRDFAHFIEVYLAVVDLVRTPEDVRYLTYEIARELHEGQSVRYAELTCTPYTSVLPDDPDRGMPIEAYTEAIEDARVAAERDFGLVLRWIYDVPGESGVPAADATLGFALDHAPEGLVAFGLGGPEIGVPRDWFVPHFEAARAAGLHSVPHAGETTGPETIWTSLRDLGAERIGHGTSAAADPALLAHLAEHRIPLEVCPSSNVATRAVASLAEHPLPAFVEAGVVVTINSDDPPMFGTTLNREYEIAADLLGLDESGLVDLALAGVDASFAPDDVKGRLRAEVASYAAGAR; encoded by the coding sequence GTGCTGAGCAACTTCGTCGCGGGCCTGCCCAAGGCCGAGCTCCACGTCCACCACGTCGGCTCCGCCTCACCGCGGATCGTGTCCGAGCTGGCCGCGCGCCATCCGGGCACGGTCCCCTCGGACCCGGACCTGCTGCGCGACTTCTTCGCGTTCCGCGACTTCGCCCACTTCATCGAGGTCTACCTCGCGGTCGTCGACCTGGTCCGCACGCCCGAGGACGTCCGCTACCTCACCTACGAGATCGCCCGCGAGCTCCACGAGGGGCAGTCGGTCCGGTACGCCGAGCTCACCTGCACGCCGTACACCTCAGTGCTGCCCGATGACCCCGACCGCGGGATGCCGATCGAGGCCTACACCGAGGCGATCGAGGACGCGCGGGTCGCCGCGGAGCGTGACTTCGGCCTGGTGCTGCGCTGGATCTACGACGTCCCGGGGGAGTCGGGGGTCCCGGCCGCCGACGCGACCCTGGGCTTCGCGCTCGACCACGCGCCCGAGGGCCTGGTGGCGTTCGGGCTCGGCGGGCCCGAGATCGGAGTGCCGCGCGACTGGTTCGTCCCGCACTTCGAGGCGGCCCGGGCCGCCGGGCTGCACTCGGTCCCGCACGCCGGCGAGACCACGGGCCCGGAGACGATCTGGACCTCGCTGCGCGACCTCGGCGCCGAGCGGATCGGGCACGGCACCTCCGCGGCCGCCGATCCCGCGCTCCTGGCCCACCTCGCCGAGCACAGGATCCCGCTCGAGGTCTGCCCGTCCTCCAATGTCGCCACCCGTGCGGTCGCCTCGCTCGCCGAGCACCCGCTGCCGGCGTTCGTCGAGGCCGGTGTCGTGGTGACGATCAACTCCGACGACCCGCCGATGTTCGGCACCACCCTCAACCGCGAGTACGAGATCGCCGCCGACCTGCTCGGCCTCGACGAGTCCGGCCTGGTCGACCTCGCGCTCGCCGGGGTGGACGCGTCCTTCGCCCCCGACGACGTGAAGGGGCGGCTCCGGGCCGAGGTCGCGTCGTACGCCGCAGGTGCGCGATGA
- a CDS encoding DUF4396 domain-containing protein, which translates to MNPRNAIAASATLHCLTGCAIGEIAGLMIGTAVGLSNLQTMALAIGLAFVFGYALSSLPLVGAGMGLGKALKLVLAADTISIIVMEIVDNAVMAAIPGAMDAGLVDPVFWLGMMIALSAAFLAAFPVNRYLIDRGKGHALHHGAHGTHGADGHADHHADHHAHGSEHHA; encoded by the coding sequence ATGAACCCCCGCAACGCCATCGCCGCCAGCGCCACCCTGCACTGCCTGACCGGTTGCGCGATCGGGGAGATCGCCGGCCTGATGATCGGCACGGCGGTCGGCCTGTCGAACCTGCAGACCATGGCGCTGGCGATCGGCCTGGCGTTCGTGTTCGGCTACGCGCTCTCGTCGCTGCCGCTGGTCGGTGCCGGCATGGGCCTGGGCAAGGCGCTCAAGCTGGTCCTGGCCGCCGACACGATCTCGATCATCGTGATGGAGATCGTCGACAACGCGGTGATGGCCGCGATCCCCGGCGCGATGGACGCGGGTCTGGTCGACCCGGTCTTCTGGCTCGGGATGATGATCGCCCTCTCGGCGGCGTTCCTGGCCGCCTTCCCGGTCAACCGCTACCTCATCGACCGCGGCAAGGGCCACGCCCTCCACCACGGCGCCCACGGCACCCACGGCGCCGACGGCCACGCAGACCACCACGCAGACCACCACGCCCACGGATCGGAGCACCACGCATGA
- a CDS encoding NAD-dependent malic enzyme, with protein MRLHTTVDHGVVGEVATAIASAGGMVTAIDVADSSAHRLTVDVTCSAADAEHAAELQAAVAAVEGVEVHKVSDRTFLIHLGGKIEVASKVPLRTRDDMSLAYTPGVGRVSMAIYENPDDVRRLTIKGNAVAVVTDGSAVLGLGNIGPGAALPVMEGKAALFKRFGEIDAWPICLDTQDTDEIVRAVELIAPGFGGINLEDIAAPRCFEIEARLRESLDIPVFHDDQHGTAIVVLAALTNALRVVKKEIGTARVVVSGGGAAGTAIVKLLLAAGAHDVVVIDRHGALVEGDAGLSEAHQELAALTNRDRRTGGLQQVLEGADVFIGVSAPGILKPEWIQSMAADPVVFALANPDPEVDPAAAARFAAVVASGRSDFPNQINNVLAFPGVFRGLLDARASEVTMEMMLRAAAAIAHVVRDEELNASFIMPSVFHPEVHHAVAAAIAGH; from the coding sequence ATGCGCCTGCACACCACCGTCGACCACGGTGTCGTGGGCGAGGTCGCCACAGCCATCGCCAGCGCGGGCGGGATGGTGACCGCGATCGACGTCGCCGACTCGAGCGCGCACCGCCTCACCGTCGACGTCACCTGCTCGGCCGCCGACGCCGAGCACGCGGCCGAGCTCCAGGCCGCCGTCGCCGCGGTCGAGGGCGTCGAGGTCCACAAGGTCTCGGACCGGACCTTCCTGATCCACCTCGGCGGCAAGATCGAGGTCGCCTCCAAGGTGCCGCTGCGCACCCGCGACGACATGTCACTGGCCTACACCCCCGGCGTGGGCCGGGTGTCGATGGCGATCTACGAGAACCCCGACGACGTACGCCGCCTGACCATCAAGGGCAACGCCGTCGCCGTCGTCACCGACGGCTCGGCGGTGCTCGGCCTCGGCAACATCGGCCCCGGCGCCGCGCTGCCGGTGATGGAGGGCAAGGCCGCGCTGTTCAAGCGCTTCGGCGAGATCGATGCCTGGCCGATCTGCCTCGACACCCAGGACACCGACGAGATCGTGCGCGCGGTCGAGCTGATCGCGCCCGGGTTCGGCGGCATCAACCTCGAGGACATCGCCGCCCCGCGCTGCTTCGAGATCGAGGCCCGGCTGCGCGAGAGCCTCGACATCCCCGTCTTCCACGACGACCAGCACGGCACCGCGATCGTGGTCCTCGCCGCTCTCACCAACGCGCTGCGCGTGGTCAAGAAGGAGATCGGTACGGCGCGCGTCGTCGTCTCCGGCGGCGGCGCGGCCGGCACCGCGATCGTCAAGCTACTGCTCGCCGCCGGCGCGCACGACGTCGTCGTGATCGACCGGCACGGCGCGCTGGTCGAGGGTGACGCCGGGTTGTCCGAGGCGCACCAGGAGCTGGCCGCGCTGACCAACCGGGACCGTCGTACCGGCGGGTTGCAGCAGGTGCTCGAGGGCGCCGACGTGTTCATCGGCGTGAGCGCCCCCGGCATCCTCAAGCCCGAGTGGATCCAGTCCATGGCCGCCGACCCGGTCGTGTTCGCCCTCGCGAACCCCGACCCCGAGGTCGACCCGGCCGCCGCCGCCAGGTTCGCGGCGGTCGTGGCCTCGGGCCGCTCCGACTTCCCCAACCAGATCAACAACGTGCTCGCCTTCCCGGGCGTGTTCCGGGGCCTCCTCGACGCCCGGGCCTCCGAGGTGACCATGGAGATGATGCTGCGGGCCGCGGCGGCCATCGCGCATGTCGTGCGCGACGAGGAGCTGAACGCGTCGTTCATCATGCCGTCGGTGTTCCACCCCGAGGTGCACCACGCGGTGGCGGCGGCGATCGCCGGGCACTGA
- a CDS encoding thioredoxin domain-containing protein, translating into MSSNSKASARVQKAAELRAAQKKREARRRILTIGGVALAMILIVGGAIAVSLWQQDKDQKKLEQAVSAESDYGVAIGPSDAPHDVVIYEDFLCPFCGQLEKATRDDLARLAADGKVRVEYRPFDLLSRLGDYPIRATNAFALVLEKSGADVAKKFHDLLYENQPSEEDPGAVTNDDLVNLAVEAGATESDVRDGIENLSKKSWVDEATAEASKAGVTGTPTILLDGKVFQDGRTVQELATNLVSELE; encoded by the coding sequence ATGTCGTCCAACTCGAAGGCCAGTGCGCGCGTGCAGAAGGCCGCCGAGCTGCGGGCCGCCCAGAAGAAGAGGGAGGCCCGGCGCCGGATCCTCACGATCGGTGGTGTCGCGCTGGCGATGATCCTGATCGTGGGCGGGGCGATCGCCGTCAGCCTGTGGCAGCAGGACAAGGACCAGAAGAAGCTCGAGCAGGCGGTCAGTGCCGAGAGCGACTACGGCGTCGCGATCGGGCCGTCGGACGCGCCGCACGACGTCGTGATCTACGAGGACTTCCTGTGCCCGTTCTGCGGCCAGCTCGAGAAGGCGACCCGGGACGACCTCGCCCGGCTCGCCGCCGACGGCAAGGTGCGCGTCGAGTACCGACCCTTCGACCTGCTCAGCCGGCTCGGCGACTACCCGATCCGCGCGACCAACGCCTTCGCGCTGGTCCTGGAGAAGTCGGGAGCCGACGTCGCGAAGAAGTTCCACGACCTGCTCTACGAGAACCAGCCGTCCGAGGAGGACCCGGGCGCGGTGACCAACGACGACCTGGTGAACCTCGCCGTCGAGGCCGGGGCCACCGAGAGCGACGTCCGCGACGGCATCGAGAACCTCTCCAAGAAGAGCTGGGTCGACGAGGCGACCGCCGAGGCGTCCAAGGCCGGTGTCACCGGTACGCCGACGATCCTGCTCGACGGCAAGGTCTTCCAGGACGGCCGCACCGTGCAGGAGCTCGCCACCAACCTGGTCTCCGAGCTGGAGTGA
- a CDS encoding acyl-CoA dehydrogenase family protein, with translation MSRSPFELFDIDSLLSEEEVAMRATVRAFVEAKVRPHVADWYESATIPARDLALELGGLGVLGMHLEGYGCAGTSATAYGLACLELEAADSGLRSLVSVQGSLAMFAIWKWGSDEQKETWLPRMARGEAIGCFGLTEPDFGSNPAGMRTRAVRDGDGWVLSGNKMWITNGSVADVAVVWAQTEEGIRGFVVPTSTEGFSAPEIKKKMSLRASVTSELVLEDVRLPGSAVFPDVRGLRGPLSCLDEARFGIVFGALGAARDCLDTAISYAKDREIFDKPLASYQLTQAKLADLSLELGKGMLLALHLGRLKDSGRLAAEQVSLGKLNNVREAIAIARECRTILGAAGITLEYPVMRHANNLESVLTYEGTSEVHQLVIGRALTGEAAFR, from the coding sequence ATGAGCCGGTCGCCGTTCGAGCTGTTCGACATCGACTCCCTCCTGTCCGAGGAGGAGGTCGCGATGCGCGCCACCGTGCGCGCGTTCGTGGAGGCGAAGGTGCGCCCCCACGTCGCCGACTGGTACGAGTCGGCCACCATCCCCGCGCGGGACCTGGCGCTCGAGCTCGGCGGGCTCGGGGTGCTGGGGATGCACCTCGAGGGCTACGGCTGCGCGGGGACCAGTGCGACGGCGTACGGCCTCGCGTGCCTCGAGCTCGAGGCGGCCGACTCCGGCCTGCGCTCGCTGGTCTCGGTGCAGGGCTCGCTGGCGATGTTCGCGATCTGGAAGTGGGGATCGGACGAGCAGAAGGAGACCTGGCTGCCGCGGATGGCGAGAGGCGAGGCGATCGGCTGCTTCGGGCTGACCGAGCCCGACTTCGGCTCCAACCCGGCGGGGATGCGGACCCGCGCGGTGCGCGACGGCGACGGCTGGGTGCTGAGCGGCAACAAGATGTGGATCACCAACGGCTCGGTCGCCGACGTCGCGGTGGTGTGGGCGCAGACCGAGGAGGGGATCCGCGGGTTCGTCGTACCGACGTCGACGGAGGGCTTCTCGGCGCCGGAGATCAAGAAGAAGATGTCGTTGCGGGCGTCGGTGACCTCCGAGCTGGTGCTCGAGGACGTCCGGCTGCCCGGCTCGGCGGTGTTCCCCGACGTGCGCGGCCTGCGCGGCCCGCTGTCGTGCCTGGACGAGGCGCGGTTCGGGATCGTGTTCGGTGCGCTCGGTGCGGCGCGCGACTGCCTGGACACGGCGATCTCGTACGCGAAGGACCGGGAGATCTTCGACAAGCCGCTGGCGTCGTACCAGCTCACGCAGGCCAAGCTCGCCGACCTGTCGCTCGAGCTCGGCAAGGGGATGCTGCTGGCGCTGCACCTGGGCCGGCTCAAGGACTCCGGGCGCCTGGCGGCCGAGCAGGTCAGCCTCGGCAAGCTCAACAACGTGCGCGAGGCGATCGCGATCGCGCGGGAGTGTCGCACGATCCTCGGGGCGGCCGGGATCACGCTGGAGTACCCGGTCATGAGGCATGCCAACAACCTCGAGTCGGTGCTGACCTACGAGGGCACCAGCGAGGTCCACCAGCTCGTCATCGGCCGCGCGCTGACCGGCGAGGCGGCGTTCCGGTAA
- a CDS encoding universal stress protein yields the protein MADKTIVTGVDGSETATAAAERAAVLAGALGARLHVVSAYGKFEQETVKIGSDTMYLSSEKDAEDVAAKITTTLRAAYPDVQITSGAAEGKPGEALVATAEALGADLIVVGNKRVQGIAGRVLGSIARDVAAHASCDVYVAHTHQK from the coding sequence ATGGCGGACAAGACGATCGTGACAGGGGTGGACGGCAGCGAGACCGCGACGGCGGCGGCCGAGCGGGCGGCCGTGCTCGCCGGTGCCCTGGGCGCGCGGCTGCACGTGGTCTCCGCCTACGGGAAGTTCGAGCAGGAGACCGTGAAGATCGGCAGCGACACGATGTACCTCAGCTCCGAGAAGGATGCCGAGGACGTCGCCGCCAAGATCACCACGACCCTGCGTGCGGCGTACCCGGACGTCCAGATCACGAGCGGCGCCGCGGAGGGCAAGCCCGGTGAGGCGCTGGTCGCGACCGCCGAGGCCCTGGGCGCGGACCTGATCGTGGTCGGCAACAAGCGGGTCCAGGGCATCGCGGGGCGGGTGCTCGGCAGCATCGCGCGCGACGTCGCGGCGCACGCCTCCTGCGACGTGTACGTCGCCCACACGCACCAGAAGTAG